The Phyllopteryx taeniolatus isolate TA_2022b chromosome 17, UOR_Ptae_1.2, whole genome shotgun sequence genome window below encodes:
- the hrh2b gene encoding histamine receptor H2b, with product MISTALHWLILLSFIILTIGGNALVCLAVGLSRRLWRIANCFVVSLAVTDLLMGLLVLPFSATLELRSGRWPLGGTVRNIYVSSDVLLCAASILSLLAISVDRYLAISAPLNYSSRITPPRVTLAIVAIWASSPAVSFVPMHLGWNTADYRVQHLDWHVGQEHKEGRYCQLEWNNNYIIFYVLCSFDLPLLIMCGMYLCIFRVARQQVSISMGRLESLA from the coding sequence ATGATTTCCACGGCTCTTCACTGGCTCATTCTGCTGTCGTTTATCATCTTGACCATCGGCGGAAACGCGCTGGTGTGTTTGGCCGTGGGCCTCAGCCGGCGACTGTGGCGCATCGCCAACTGCTTTGTGGTGTCGCTGGCGGTGACGGATCTCCTGATGGGCTTGCTGGTGTTGCCCTTCTCTGCCACTCTGGAACTACGCAGCGGGCGGTGGCCCCTCGGAGGCACCGTGCGCAACATCTACGTCTCGTCGGATGTCCTGCTGTGCGCCGCCTCCATCCTGAGCCTGTTGGCCATCAGCGTGGACCGATACCTCGCCATCTCGGCGCCTCTCAATTACTCGTCGAGAATCACTCCTCCCAGAGTGACGTTGGCCATCGTCGCCATCTGGGCCTCGTCGCCGGCTGTGTCTTTCGTGCCCATGCACCTCGGCTGGAACACGGCGGACTACAGAGTGCAGCACTTGGACTGGCACGTGGGGCAAGAGCACAAGGAGGGACGCTATTGCCAGTTGGAATGGAATAACAACTACATTATTTTCTATGTCTTGTGCTCATTTGACCTTCCTCTGCTGATTATGTGTGGGATGTACCTTTGCATATTCCGAGTGGCACGCCAACAGGTGAGTATTTCGATGGGTCGTTTGGAGTCACTGGCCTGA